In one window of Cupriavidus necator N-1 DNA:
- a CDS encoding NAD-dependent succinate-semialdehyde dehydrogenase encodes MPLSLQNQALLPGRNYIGGEWCGAADDRTLSVADPATDEVFAAVPDSGAADARRAVDVAHAAFPSWRKTPAKQRAQIIKRWNDLVVSHVEDLGRLISREQGKPLAEGKGEVLYAASYVEWFAEEATRADGDVIAAPVPGRRMLALREPVGVIAAITPWNFPAAMIARKIAPALAAGCTVVCKPAEDTPLTSLALVRLAEQAGVPRGVLNIVTASRERAAEVVDVWLDDARVRKITFTGSTPVGKHLARRSADTLKKLSLELGGNAPFIVFDDADLDAAVEGLMAAKFRNGGQTCVCPNRIYVQDKVHDAFVEKLAARVGALVVAPATNPAAQIGPMVNARAVDKIERHVKDAVSRGARVVVGGERIRNEQCPGPNYYAPTVLVDVDAAMDCSCEETFGPVAPVTRFNTEADVVAAANATPFGLAAYFYSNDVRRIWRLADALESGIVGINEGALAAEAAPFGGVKDSGYGREGSRHGLEEYMHIKYVCQGLLD; translated from the coding sequence ATGCCTTTGTCCCTACAGAACCAGGCCTTGCTTCCCGGCCGCAACTATATCGGCGGCGAATGGTGCGGCGCGGCCGACGATCGCACACTGTCAGTGGCGGACCCTGCGACGGATGAAGTCTTTGCGGCGGTACCGGATAGCGGTGCGGCGGACGCACGCCGCGCCGTCGATGTCGCGCACGCAGCGTTCCCAAGCTGGCGCAAAACGCCTGCCAAGCAGCGCGCGCAGATCATCAAGCGCTGGAACGACCTGGTCGTCAGCCATGTGGAAGACCTTGGCCGCCTGATCTCGCGCGAGCAGGGCAAGCCCTTGGCGGAAGGCAAAGGCGAGGTGCTGTATGCCGCGAGCTACGTCGAATGGTTTGCCGAAGAAGCCACGCGCGCCGATGGCGACGTGATCGCCGCACCGGTCCCCGGCCGGCGCATGCTGGCACTACGCGAGCCGGTTGGCGTCATCGCCGCGATCACACCGTGGAACTTCCCCGCCGCGATGATCGCGCGCAAGATCGCACCGGCGCTGGCCGCCGGCTGCACAGTGGTGTGCAAGCCCGCCGAGGATACGCCGCTGACTTCGCTGGCGCTGGTCAGGCTCGCCGAACAGGCGGGCGTGCCGCGGGGCGTGCTGAATATCGTCACCGCCTCGCGCGAGCGCGCGGCCGAAGTCGTCGATGTATGGCTGGACGATGCCCGGGTGCGCAAGATCACCTTTACCGGCTCGACGCCGGTGGGCAAACACCTGGCGCGCCGCTCCGCCGATACGCTGAAGAAGCTGTCGCTGGAACTGGGCGGCAATGCCCCGTTTATCGTGTTCGACGATGCAGATCTCGATGCCGCCGTCGAAGGCTTGATGGCCGCCAAGTTCCGCAACGGTGGACAGACTTGCGTGTGCCCTAACCGCATCTATGTCCAGGACAAGGTGCACGACGCCTTTGTCGAAAAGCTTGCCGCGCGCGTCGGCGCGCTGGTCGTTGCCCCCGCCACGAACCCGGCCGCGCAGATCGGCCCGATGGTCAACGCGCGCGCGGTCGACAAGATCGAACGCCATGTGAAGGACGCGGTCAGCCGTGGTGCCCGCGTGGTCGTCGGCGGCGAGCGAATCCGCAACGAGCAGTGCCCCGGGCCGAACTACTATGCGCCGACGGTGCTGGTCGATGTGGATGCGGCGATGGACTGCTCCTGCGAGGAGACCTTCGGGCCGGTGGCGCCGGTTACGCGCTTCAATACCGAGGCGGATGTGGTCGCGGCGGCCAACGCCACGCCGTTCGGGCTGGCGGCGTACTTCTACTCAAATGACGTGCGGCGGATCTGGCGCCTTGCCGATGCGCTTGAGTCGGGCATTGTCGGTATCAACGAGGGCGCGCTGGCAGCGGAAGCGGCCCCCTTCGGCGGCGTGAAGGACTCCGGCTACGGACGCGAGGGGTCGCGCCATGGCCTCGAAGAGTACATGCATATCAAGTACGTCTGCCAGGGGCTGCTGGACTGA
- a CDS encoding ABC transporter ATP-binding protein: MGTSVKVSNLRITAGQATLVDGVDFEIEPGKVLALIGESGSGKTTTALALMGFARHGCEIAGSIRVGTTDVLHLSPGDQRRLRGREITYIAQSAAASFNPSRTIMDQVVEPALIHRLMDRKAAEKKAVALFRELALPDPDSIGERYPHQVSGGQLQRLMAAMALITDPDLVILDEPTTALDVTTQVEVLRVFRRAVQERRTTAVYVSHDLAVVAQVADHILVLRDGKMRELGETDQILYQPADDYTRCLLAAARPTERPGAPVDPDKSPLLLEVRDLSAGYGVLDAHGQPAAKILEGVDLKLYRGQAIGVIGESGSGKTTLARAIAGLVAPCHGSIAFNGRPLKPTVAQRSHDELRRIQIVFQMADTALNPARTVEEILARPLQFFHGLRGEAKRARIRQLLDLVRLPPGVAQRTPGGLSGGQKQRVNLARALAADPELILCDEITSALDTVVGAAILDLMAELRKELGVSYLFISHDLHTVRSICDEIVVMQHGRKLTQVAHADYDRGPHHPYYALLARSVPELRRGWIDEVDLHSEGAVAAAATA, from the coding sequence ATGGGCACGTCCGTAAAGGTCAGCAATCTGCGCATCACCGCAGGCCAGGCGACGTTGGTCGATGGTGTGGACTTCGAGATCGAGCCCGGCAAGGTGCTGGCACTGATCGGCGAGTCCGGCTCGGGCAAGACCACCACCGCGCTGGCGCTGATGGGCTTTGCACGCCACGGCTGCGAGATCGCCGGCAGCATCCGGGTCGGCACCACCGACGTATTGCACCTCTCGCCCGGCGACCAGCGCCGGCTGCGCGGGCGCGAGATCACCTATATCGCGCAGAGCGCGGCGGCCTCGTTCAACCCGTCGCGCACCATCATGGACCAGGTGGTCGAACCGGCGCTGATCCACCGGCTCATGGATCGCAAGGCCGCCGAGAAGAAGGCGGTCGCGCTGTTCCGCGAACTGGCGCTGCCCGACCCTGATTCCATCGGCGAGCGCTACCCCCACCAGGTCTCCGGCGGGCAACTGCAGCGCCTGATGGCGGCGATGGCCCTGATCACCGATCCCGACCTGGTGATCCTCGACGAGCCGACCACGGCGCTGGACGTCACCACGCAGGTCGAAGTGCTGCGCGTGTTCCGCCGCGCGGTGCAGGAACGCCGCACCACCGCGGTCTATGTCAGCCACGACCTCGCCGTGGTGGCCCAGGTGGCCGACCACATCCTGGTGCTGCGCGACGGCAAGATGCGCGAGCTGGGCGAGACCGACCAGATCCTGTACCAGCCCGCCGACGACTACACGCGCTGCCTGCTGGCCGCGGCGCGGCCGACCGAGCGTCCGGGTGCGCCGGTGGACCCCGACAAGAGCCCGCTGCTGCTGGAGGTCCGCGATCTGTCCGCCGGCTACGGTGTGCTCGATGCGCACGGCCAGCCGGCCGCGAAGATCCTGGAAGGCGTCGACCTGAAGCTGTACCGGGGCCAGGCGATTGGCGTCATCGGCGAGTCGGGTTCGGGCAAGACCACGCTGGCGCGCGCGATCGCCGGGCTGGTGGCACCCTGCCACGGCAGCATCGCCTTCAACGGCCGCCCGCTGAAACCGACAGTGGCGCAGCGCAGCCACGATGAGCTGCGGCGCATCCAGATCGTGTTCCAGATGGCCGATACCGCACTCAATCCCGCGCGCACCGTCGAGGAGATCCTGGCGCGGCCGCTGCAGTTCTTCCACGGCCTGCGCGGCGAAGCGAAACGGGCACGGATCCGCCAGCTGCTCGATCTGGTGCGGCTGCCCCCCGGCGTGGCGCAGCGCACGCCTGGCGGCCTGTCCGGCGGGCAGAAGCAGCGCGTGAACCTGGCCCGGGCGCTCGCCGCCGATCCGGAACTGATCCTGTGCGACGAGATCACCTCGGCGCTGGATACGGTGGTCGGCGCTGCCATCCTCGACCTGATGGCCGAGCTGCGCAAGGAACTGGGCGTCTCCTACCTCTTCATCAGCCACGACCTGCACACCGTGCGCTCGATCTGCGACGAGATCGTGGTGATGCAGCATGGCCGCAAGCTGACCCAGGTCGCGCACGCCGACTACGACCGCGGGCCGCACCACCCCTACTACGCGCTGCTGGCACGCTCGGTGCCCGAGTTGCGCCGCGGCTGGATCGATGAAGTCGATCTGCATAGCGAAGGGGCAGTGGCCGCCGCTGCCACCGCCTGA
- a CDS encoding ABC transporter permease: protein MNPFILRLLARRVGLALISLLAVSAIVFAITAVLPGDAAQEQLGQDATPEALAALRTQMGLDVPAPVRYVHWLGGMVTGNAGESLVTRQPVSEAIGSRLPQSLLLAGLTALISVPVALGLGILAAVYRGTWFDRGVSLGAVAVVSVPEFLVATLAVLLFAVQLRWLPALAYIGTDDSWDKILRSLAMPVLSLCCVIVAQMLRMTRAAVIDQLNAPYIEMVRLKGASATRMVLFHALPNAIGPIANAVALSLSYLLGGVIIIETIFNYPGIAKLMVDSVAQRDMPVVQVCAMIFCCAYLTLVTLADVCGIVANPRLRHR, encoded by the coding sequence ATGAACCCATTCATCTTGCGTCTGCTGGCGCGGCGCGTCGGACTGGCGCTGATCTCGCTGCTGGCCGTCTCGGCCATCGTCTTCGCCATCACCGCGGTATTGCCCGGCGATGCCGCGCAGGAACAGCTCGGCCAGGACGCCACACCCGAGGCCCTGGCCGCGCTGCGTACCCAGATGGGCCTCGATGTCCCCGCGCCCGTGCGCTACGTGCACTGGCTGGGCGGCATGGTGACCGGCAATGCCGGCGAGTCGCTGGTCACCCGTCAGCCGGTGTCGGAGGCCATTGGCAGCCGCCTGCCCCAATCGCTGTTGCTGGCCGGCCTGACCGCACTGATCTCGGTGCCGGTGGCGCTCGGCCTCGGCATCCTGGCGGCGGTCTACCGTGGTACCTGGTTTGACCGCGGCGTCAGCCTCGGCGCGGTGGCGGTGGTCTCGGTGCCGGAGTTCCTGGTCGCCACGCTGGCCGTATTGTTGTTCGCGGTCCAACTGCGCTGGCTGCCCGCGCTCGCCTATATCGGCACCGACGATTCGTGGGATAAGATCCTGCGTTCGCTGGCCATGCCGGTGCTGAGCCTGTGCTGCGTGATCGTCGCGCAGATGCTGCGCATGACCCGCGCCGCGGTGATCGACCAGCTCAACGCGCCCTACATCGAGATGGTGCGGCTCAAGGGCGCTTCCGCGACCCGCATGGTGCTGTTCCACGCGCTGCCCAACGCCATCGGCCCGATTGCCAATGCCGTGGCGCTGAGCCTGTCCTACCTGCTTGGCGGCGTCATCATCATCGAGACCATCTTCAACTACCCGGGAATCGCCAAGCTGATGGTCGACAGCGTCGCCCAGCGCGACATGCCCGTGGTCCAGGTGTGCGCCATGATCTTCTGTTGTGCGTACCTGACCCTCGTCACGCTTGCCGATGTGTGCGGCATCGTCGCCAATCCGCGTCTGCGCCATCGCTGA
- a CDS encoding GNAT family N-acetyltransferase yields MRTVYVHVHRNNPRDYPRHGTASVHRPTQQIFPIRALPVHRIIRALWLRPALTLTAMNSAQLPAIRVMAQSDLPVALSLSEDVRWPHRLSDWKRLFQMGEGRVAEVGGAVVGVGMRWLWDERGASVGLLIVAPAFRERGIGSVLLEALCAGLEGRTVLLHAPGKLHRFYARMGFERIGEVHQYEGKALPAPLMALPEGCRLRPGGRNDLQLLVEMEQGARGVARPSLIQAWLRQSIGTVVIDHADGPRGFAILRRFGRGAMVGPVVAPCAMSAKAMIAHLAGLVTGRVLRLDVYADGELEDWLGCLGLAHVADATVLARGTPASPTAPFLPFALADKALG; encoded by the coding sequence ATGCGCACTGTGTACGTGCATGTGCACCGCAACAATCCTCGGGATTACCCTAGGCATGGCACTGCGTCGGTGCACCGTCCGACGCAGCAAATTTTTCCTATCCGGGCCTTGCCTGTTCATCGCATCATCAGGGCTCTCTGGCTTCGTCCGGCGCTGACACTTACTGCAATGAACTCCGCGCAGCTTCCAGCCATCCGCGTGATGGCACAGTCCGATCTGCCCGTCGCGCTTTCGCTTTCCGAAGATGTACGCTGGCCGCATCGCCTCAGCGACTGGAAGCGGCTGTTCCAGATGGGCGAGGGCCGCGTCGCCGAAGTCGGCGGCGCGGTTGTCGGTGTCGGCATGCGCTGGCTATGGGACGAGCGCGGCGCATCGGTCGGACTGCTTATCGTCGCCCCGGCTTTCCGCGAGCGGGGCATTGGCAGCGTGTTGCTGGAGGCGCTGTGTGCCGGCCTGGAAGGCCGCACGGTGCTGCTTCACGCCCCCGGGAAGCTGCATCGCTTCTACGCGCGCATGGGGTTCGAGCGCATCGGCGAGGTGCATCAATACGAGGGTAAAGCGTTGCCGGCACCGTTGATGGCGCTGCCTGAAGGCTGCCGCCTGCGGCCTGGCGGGCGCAATGACCTGCAACTTCTGGTCGAGATGGAGCAGGGGGCCCGCGGTGTTGCACGGCCGTCCCTGATCCAGGCCTGGCTGCGCCAGTCGATCGGCACAGTGGTGATCGATCACGCCGACGGGCCCCGCGGCTTCGCGATCCTGCGGCGCTTTGGCCGCGGCGCGATGGTCGGCCCCGTGGTCGCACCCTGCGCGATGTCGGCCAAGGCCATGATCGCGCACCTGGCCGGCCTGGTGACCGGGCGCGTGCTGCGCCTGGACGTCTACGCCGATGGCGAACTCGAGGACTGGCTCGGCTGCCTGGGCCTGGCGCACGTCGCCGACGCGACGGTGCTGGCCCGCGGCACCCCGGCTTCGCCAACGGCACCATTTCTTCCCTTTGCGCTGGCCGACAAGGCCCTCGGATAA
- a CDS encoding 2-hydroxyacid dehydrogenase — MHQDTTFLYKADPVRGRDWAKVFAREAPDIDFRIWPEIGDPDKVRYLAAWEAPDRIAERFPNLQVLFSTGAGIDQFDLNALPAHVPLVRMIEPGIVDGMVEYVVFSVLALHRDMPAYRRQQAQEAWRPLQVRAAHECRVGVLGLGSLGQAVLERLRLFGFDCAGWARSPHSLEGVQCYAGPQTLDAFLARTDILVCLLPLTDETSGVLSARVFDALPHGAGLVHVGRGQHLNDADLLGALDAGQIGEAILDVTHPEPLPAGHPLWRHPRVWLTPHIASMTQPGTAARVVLDNLHRLQRGEPLIGLVDRAKGY, encoded by the coding sequence ATGCATCAAGACACGACATTTCTGTACAAGGCTGATCCCGTGCGCGGCCGGGACTGGGCCAAGGTCTTTGCGCGCGAGGCGCCTGACATCGATTTCCGCATCTGGCCCGAAATCGGGGATCCCGACAAGGTCCGCTACCTGGCAGCGTGGGAGGCGCCAGACCGCATCGCAGAGCGGTTCCCGAACCTGCAGGTACTCTTTTCGACCGGAGCCGGCATCGACCAGTTCGACCTGAACGCGCTGCCTGCGCACGTACCGCTGGTGCGGATGATCGAGCCCGGCATCGTCGATGGGATGGTGGAGTACGTTGTGTTCTCGGTCCTTGCGCTGCATCGCGACATGCCGGCGTACCGGCGGCAGCAGGCGCAGGAAGCCTGGAGGCCCCTGCAGGTGCGCGCGGCACACGAGTGCCGCGTCGGCGTGCTTGGTCTGGGCTCGCTGGGCCAGGCCGTGCTGGAGCGGCTGCGGCTGTTCGGGTTCGACTGTGCCGGCTGGGCAAGGTCGCCGCACAGCCTGGAAGGGGTGCAGTGCTATGCCGGCCCGCAGACCCTGGACGCGTTCCTGGCCCGCACCGATATCCTGGTTTGCCTGCTGCCATTGACGGATGAAACAAGTGGAGTATTGAGCGCTCGCGTGTTTGACGCCCTGCCACATGGGGCAGGGCTGGTGCATGTCGGGCGCGGGCAGCACCTGAACGATGCCGACCTGCTGGGCGCGCTGGATGCGGGGCAGATCGGCGAGGCCATTCTCGACGTCACGCACCCCGAGCCGCTGCCTGCCGGCCACCCGTTGTGGCGCCACCCCAGGGTATGGCTCACGCCCCATATTGCCAGCATGACGCAGCCGGGCACCGCGGCGCGGGTCGTACTCGACAATTTGCACCGCCTGCAGCGCGGCGAGCCCCTAATCGGGCTGGTGGACCGTGCGAAAGGGTACTGA
- a CDS encoding Lrp/AsnC family transcriptional regulator — protein sequence MSAPIKLDRLDLRILAQLQKNGRMTNVDLADAVGLSASPCLIRVKRLEQAGYIGGYSAQIRMDKLGDILTVFTEITLEDHHREDFARFEKAVCAVDEIVECHLVSGGYDYLLKFITRGVNHYQELMESLLERNIGIEKYFSFIVIKSPFIKTHYPIERLFPSAT from the coding sequence ATGTCCGCCCCCATCAAACTCGACCGACTCGACCTCCGCATCCTTGCCCAGCTGCAAAAGAACGGCCGCATGACAAACGTGGACCTCGCCGATGCCGTGGGTCTTTCTGCAAGCCCGTGCCTGATTCGCGTCAAGCGGCTGGAGCAGGCCGGCTATATCGGCGGATACAGCGCCCAGATCCGGATGGACAAGCTGGGCGATATTCTCACGGTGTTCACCGAGATCACGCTGGAGGACCACCATCGCGAGGACTTTGCGCGCTTCGAGAAGGCAGTGTGCGCGGTGGACGAGATCGTCGAATGCCACCTTGTCAGCGGCGGCTATGACTACCTGCTCAAGTTCATCACCCGTGGGGTCAACCACTACCAGGAACTGATGGAAAGCCTGCTGGAGCGCAATATCGGGATCGAGAAGTACTTCAGCTTCATCGTGATCAAGTCGCCTTTCATCAAGACGCACTATCCGATCGAACGCCTGTTTCCATCGGCAACCTGA
- a CDS encoding helix-turn-helix domain-containing protein, which translates to MVHISSAAPVPQILRSRQRSSQFDVGRSGKIGVMHGNVALMLDSMSTTVASSQPQIAGPAADGHAHPRLGAALAYIHQHLSEPLPLPLLAELVQLSVGRFVTVFRQTVGMTPHRYISLKRVRHAQWLLRHGHSPALTAHECGFYDQSHLTRCLKSVCGMTPRQFQTASAPLPADMGRSPPMPRAQVADGNRRSIG; encoded by the coding sequence ATGGTCCATATCAGCTCGGCTGCACCCGTACCGCAGATTCTGCGTTCTCGACAGCGCAGTTCGCAATTCGATGTGGGCCGGAGCGGCAAGATCGGCGTGATGCACGGCAACGTTGCACTTATGCTCGATAGCATGAGTACGACCGTTGCATCCTCTCAACCGCAGATCGCCGGCCCCGCGGCGGACGGCCACGCCCATCCCCGCTTGGGCGCCGCGCTCGCCTATATTCACCAGCACCTAAGCGAACCGCTGCCGCTGCCGCTGCTTGCCGAGCTCGTCCAGCTCAGCGTCGGGCGCTTCGTGACCGTGTTCCGGCAGACGGTGGGAATGACGCCGCACCGCTACATCAGCCTGAAGCGCGTCCGGCACGCACAGTGGTTGCTCAGGCACGGCCACTCTCCGGCGCTGACGGCGCACGAGTGCGGCTTCTATGACCAGAGCCACCTGACGCGCTGCCTGAAGAGCGTCTGCGGCATGACGCCCCGGCAGTTCCAGACGGCAAGTGCCCCGCTCCCCGCCGATATGGGCCGCAGCCCGCCAATGCCCAGGGCTCAGGTTGCCGATGGAAACAGGCGTTCGATCGGATAG
- a CDS encoding maleate cis-trans isomerase family protein, which translates to MSLGFGYLARIGHLYPSGGLCDFEVQRMAPPGVQFVTTRMPFARTSLESDKAVVADVESHAALLATAGVSLIAMNCTAASMAVGAQVINQRIFDATGIRSVTTTDAILAALHAVGAGRVALMTPYPREVVEMEIAFLARHGVEVVCEIAAPCSTPIQQGSFPASHWADLARQLDTDNADAVLISCAGIQVSDVIEEIERAGTPVITSNQALLWHCLRTLGLADRPTGFGRLLAGNFDKGTYLP; encoded by the coding sequence ATGAGTCTTGGCTTTGGCTATCTGGCACGCATTGGCCACCTTTACCCGTCCGGCGGCCTGTGCGACTTCGAAGTGCAAAGGATGGCGCCACCCGGCGTGCAGTTCGTGACTACGCGCATGCCGTTCGCGCGCACCTCGCTGGAAAGCGACAAGGCCGTTGTCGCCGATGTGGAGTCCCACGCCGCGCTGCTGGCCACTGCCGGGGTCAGCCTGATCGCCATGAATTGCACGGCAGCAAGCATGGCAGTGGGGGCGCAAGTCATCAACCAGCGCATCTTTGACGCAACGGGCATCCGCTCGGTCACCACCACCGACGCCATTCTCGCCGCCTTGCATGCGGTTGGCGCGGGCCGTGTCGCACTGATGACACCCTATCCGCGCGAGGTGGTCGAGATGGAAATCGCGTTCCTCGCCCGACACGGCGTCGAAGTTGTCTGCGAAATCGCGGCCCCTTGTTCCACGCCGATTCAGCAGGGCTCGTTTCCTGCCTCGCACTGGGCGGACCTGGCGCGGCAACTCGATACCGACAACGCCGATGCAGTATTGATCAGCTGCGCCGGCATACAGGTGAGCGACGTCATCGAAGAGATCGAGCGTGCCGGCACACCCGTCATCACCAGCAATCAGGCCCTGCTTTGGCACTGCTTGCGCACGCTGGGCCTGGCGGACCGCCCCACAGGATTCGGCAGGCTGCTGGCGGGCAATTTCGACAAGGGCACATACCTCCCTTGA
- a CDS encoding MFS transporter has product MHAVGTSETTRSVPQRTTYLVLLLCWGAILSEGYDIGVMGTIVPALINDPQWKLTPLELGQMSSAALVGTLFGAYLISPLSDLTGRKKLLIACVALFSLSMLAAVWAPTPAIFALIRGIGGLGLGGVISVAAALTVEYSPPWRRNLNFALMYSGYPIGAVVSALAGMAYMEQYGWRAIVAIGALPLLFIPVLMLWLPESLEFLVGKRRHREAQALAERLGVQAPSAPSATATPAHDDTPRTPLKDVFTEVFSRKNAFGTICLWAAQFMAITVVYGLGTWLPQIMRKSGYDLGSSLSFFAVFNVAAAIGGVMIGRIADYFGPRKTIAVSFLVGAVSIFALSQKNVLLVNYVLVALAGFGSIAVALVLLGYIANYYAPHARASATGWAVGVGRFGAMTGPVLGGYMAGLNVNPVWNFVMFSAAAVLAALAVYIAPTPEHMKHARATK; this is encoded by the coding sequence ATGCATGCAGTTGGTACTTCCGAAACCACCCGATCCGTGCCCCAGCGGACCACCTATCTCGTCCTGCTCCTCTGCTGGGGCGCCATCCTCTCCGAGGGCTACGACATCGGCGTGATGGGAACCATCGTCCCGGCACTGATCAACGATCCGCAGTGGAAGCTGACACCCCTCGAACTTGGCCAGATGAGCAGCGCCGCGCTGGTTGGCACCTTGTTCGGCGCCTACCTCATCAGCCCGCTCAGCGACCTCACGGGCCGGAAAAAGCTCCTGATCGCTTGCGTGGCGCTGTTCTCGCTGTCGATGCTGGCAGCGGTCTGGGCCCCGACGCCGGCAATCTTTGCCCTGATCCGCGGCATCGGCGGGCTCGGCCTGGGCGGTGTCATCTCGGTCGCCGCCGCACTCACGGTGGAATACTCACCGCCCTGGCGTCGCAACCTGAATTTCGCGCTGATGTATTCGGGCTACCCGATCGGCGCGGTGGTCTCGGCACTGGCCGGCATGGCGTACATGGAGCAATATGGATGGCGCGCCATCGTGGCCATCGGCGCGCTGCCACTGCTGTTCATTCCGGTCCTGATGCTATGGCTGCCGGAATCGCTGGAGTTCCTCGTCGGCAAGCGCCGGCATCGGGAGGCCCAGGCGCTCGCCGAGCGTCTCGGTGTGCAGGCGCCCTCCGCGCCCTCCGCAACCGCTACGCCGGCGCATGACGACACGCCGCGCACGCCATTGAAAGACGTGTTCACCGAGGTCTTCTCGCGCAAGAACGCGTTCGGGACGATCTGCCTGTGGGCCGCCCAATTCATGGCGATCACGGTGGTCTATGGCCTGGGCACGTGGCTGCCGCAGATCATGCGCAAAAGCGGCTATGACCTTGGCTCCAGCCTGTCCTTCTTCGCGGTCTTCAACGTGGCCGCGGCAATCGGCGGCGTGATGATCGGACGGATCGCCGATTACTTCGGACCGCGCAAGACCATCGCTGTCAGCTTCCTGGTCGGAGCCGTGTCGATCTTCGCGCTCTCGCAAAAGAATGTGTTGCTGGTCAACTATGTACTGGTCGCGCTCGCCGGCTTCGGCAGCATTGCCGTGGCGCTGGTGCTGCTGGGCTATATCGCGAACTACTATGCACCGCATGCCCGCGCTTCCGCGACCGGCTGGGCGGTTGGCGTCGGCCGCTTCGGTGCCATGACAGGTCCGGTGCTGGGCGGCTATATGGCAGGGCTGAACGTGAATCCGGTGTGGAACTTCGTCATGTTTTCGGCAGCCGCGGTATTGGCGGCGCTGGCGGTGTACATCGCGCCGACACCCGAGCATATGAAGCACGCCCGAGCAACGAAGTAA
- a CDS encoding TetR/AcrR family transcriptional regulator, whose amino-acid sequence MPQVKKPGMREAILAAAFDLFCRKGYTATTMSEIARAAGMTVANLYVYFDSKLLIFYEIYTPWLLARLDTLRESVQKFPTPRTRLRRILVGLWGDIPAADHSFANAMIEALASAPKDTPKPNNLLERCEVAITDLVLESLPPERAYLASDRLLAHILWMAYDGFAINSRIGDTRDLEAIATLMTDMMLGPEETREAAPRGKGRATRSRKDLATSAAS is encoded by the coding sequence ATGCCACAAGTCAAGAAACCAGGGATGCGCGAGGCGATACTCGCGGCGGCGTTCGATCTGTTCTGCCGCAAGGGCTATACGGCGACAACGATGTCGGAGATCGCGCGCGCGGCCGGCATGACCGTGGCCAACCTGTACGTGTACTTCGATTCCAAGCTGCTGATCTTCTACGAGATCTATACGCCATGGCTGCTCGCTCGTCTGGACACCCTGCGCGAGTCGGTGCAGAAGTTCCCGACGCCCCGCACGCGGCTGCGGCGCATCCTCGTCGGCCTGTGGGGCGACATTCCCGCTGCCGATCACTCCTTCGCCAACGCGATGATCGAAGCGCTTGCCAGTGCCCCCAAAGACACGCCCAAGCCCAACAACCTGCTGGAACGGTGCGAAGTCGCGATCACTGACCTGGTCCTGGAAAGCTTGCCGCCCGAGCGTGCCTACCTGGCCTCGGACCGGCTGCTGGCCCACATCCTGTGGATGGCCTACGACGGCTTCGCCATCAACAGCCGTATCGGCGATACGCGCGACTTGGAGGCGATCGCCACCCTGATGACAGACATGATGCTGGGGCCGGAGGAAACCAGGGAAGCCGCGCCCCGCGGCAAGGGCCGCGCGACGCGCTCGCGCAAGGACCTGGCAACCTCCGCGGCATCCTGA